Proteins from a single region of Parasedimentitalea psychrophila:
- a CDS encoding glutathione S-transferase family protein, whose protein sequence is MITVHHLNRSRSHRILWLLEELELDYQVIRYDRDAKTNLAPPKLRKLHPLGKSPVVEMDGETVIESAAIVELICSHHAPQMIPLRSTPAFIRHIELIHFAEGSAMTPILLNLYVGMLGEAGTPLHSRIQHQLTSHFAYMNSQLRASGHFVLDQLSAADILLSFPAEIAIRMGRGDEYPALAGFVEALQNRAAYQRAFVRGGGA, encoded by the coding sequence ATGATCACTGTGCACCACCTCAACCGCTCCCGCTCCCACCGTATCTTATGGCTGCTCGAAGAGCTGGAGCTGGATTACCAGGTGATCCGCTACGACCGCGACGCCAAGACCAACCTTGCCCCGCCAAAGTTGCGCAAGCTGCACCCGCTGGGCAAATCTCCGGTGGTGGAAATGGACGGCGAGACAGTGATCGAATCGGCTGCCATCGTCGAGCTGATCTGCAGCCACCACGCGCCGCAAATGATCCCGCTGCGCAGCACCCCGGCGTTCATTCGCCATATAGAACTGATACATTTTGCCGAAGGCTCCGCCATGACGCCAATCCTGCTCAACCTCTATGTGGGCATGCTGGGCGAGGCCGGCACCCCGCTGCACTCCCGGATCCAACACCAATTGACCAGCCACTTCGCCTATATGAACAGCCAGCTGCGCGCCTCGGGACATTTTGTTCTCGACCAGCTCTCCGCCGCCGATATCCTGCTCAGCTTCCCGGCCGAGATCGCCATTCGGATGGGCCGCGGCGACGAGTATCCGGCGCTGGCCGGTTTTGTCGAAGCCCTGCAGAACCGCGCCGCCTACCAGCGCGCCTTTGTCCGCGGCGGCGGCGCCTGA
- the alr gene encoding alanine racemase, with protein sequence MSTAKLSINLDALATNWRNLDALSAGETAAVVKANGYGLDTGRVGQALAKAGARNFFVAVAEEGVALRRALGPDLGISVFSGHMEGDARLLQEFNLTPMLNSVDQMLRHFETLPGHSFGVQLDSGMNRLGMEPAEWAALREIALGQGPVLVMSHLACADDPTHPMNALQLKVFRDMTEGVEVPRSLSATGGILLGPDYHFDLCRPGIGLYGGRPYRDALPVVTLDLPVIQIRDVLPGESVGYGNGWIARRPSRIATVAAGYADGLIRAMGAGINAYAGENACPVVGRVSMDLITIDVTELTEDPEWLSLITPHQTIDHLADAAGTIGYEILTSLGHRFARSYTG encoded by the coding sequence ATGAGTACAGCAAAACTATCAATCAATCTGGATGCCCTGGCAACCAACTGGCGCAACCTTGATGCCCTCAGCGCGGGCGAGACCGCCGCCGTGGTCAAAGCCAACGGCTATGGCTTGGATACTGGCCGTGTGGGCCAGGCCCTGGCCAAGGCCGGCGCCCGCAACTTCTTTGTTGCCGTCGCCGAAGAAGGCGTCGCATTGCGCCGCGCCCTTGGCCCTGATCTGGGGATCTCGGTGTTTTCCGGTCACATGGAGGGCGACGCCCGGCTGCTACAGGAATTCAACCTGACACCGATGCTCAATTCGGTCGACCAGATGCTGCGCCATTTTGAGACCCTGCCCGGCCACAGCTTTGGCGTGCAGCTCGACAGCGGTATGAACCGGCTGGGCATGGAGCCCGCCGAATGGGCCGCCCTACGCGAAATTGCTCTGGGTCAGGGCCCGGTTCTGGTGATGTCCCACCTGGCCTGCGCCGATGACCCCACCCACCCGATGAATGCGCTGCAGCTCAAGGTCTTTCGCGATATGACCGAAGGCGTAGAGGTGCCGCGCTCGCTGTCTGCAACCGGCGGCATCCTGCTTGGGCCAGACTATCACTTCGACCTGTGCCGTCCCGGCATTGGTCTTTATGGCGGCCGCCCCTACCGCGACGCGCTGCCGGTGGTCACGCTGGACCTGCCAGTGATCCAGATCCGCGATGTGCTGCCCGGCGAAAGTGTCGGCTATGGCAATGGCTGGATTGCCCGACGTCCCAGTCGCATCGCCACCGTTGCCGCCGGCTATGCCGACGGCCTGATCCGTGCCATGGGGGCGGGTATCAATGCCTACGCAGGCGAGAACGCCTGCCCGGTGGTTGGCCGGGTCTCGATGGATCTGATCACCATTGATGTCACTGAATTGACTGAAGACCCCGAATGGCTCAGCCTGATCACCCCGCATCAAACCATCGACCATCTGGCCGATGCGGCCGGAACCATTGGCTATGAGATCCTGACATCGCTGGGCCACCGCTTTGCGCGAAGCTATACCGGATGA
- a CDS encoding succinate dehydrogenase assembly factor 2, translated as MSETYEHRLKRMQMRSMRRGIKEMDIILTAYAKTHLGQMDAAQLDLYDQMLDENDQDLYQWVTGQVEAPDSLKILIKDVSQTFQK; from the coding sequence ATGAGCGAGACCTACGAGCATCGGCTGAAACGGATGCAGATGCGATCGATGCGTCGCGGCATCAAGGAAATGGATATCATCCTGACCGCCTATGCGAAGACCCATCTGGGTCAGATGGACGCGGCCCAGCTGGATCTCTATGATCAGATGCTGGATGAAAACGATCAGGATCTGTACCAGTGGGTGACGGGTCAGGTTGAGGCGCCGGATTCGTTGAAAATACTGATCAAAGATGTATCGCAAACATTTCAAAAATAA
- a CDS encoding nuclear transport factor 2 family protein produces MSIHTFMAAYKRVWEAKDPAGFAALFTPDGRYHNTPFQVQSGPSELAAYWQRILLQDGISLSYKVLGESSDGGVAHWNVTYQVTSEELFQIWAASTGTGLPDRRPGDPLPRMELDGTLVAELDDQGLATTVRIWWHSMPQPNEGPPTGT; encoded by the coding sequence ATGAGCATTCACACCTTTATGGCCGCCTATAAGCGGGTCTGGGAAGCAAAAGACCCAGCCGGTTTTGCCGCCCTGTTCACCCCGGATGGCCGCTACCACAATACCCCGTTCCAAGTGCAATCCGGCCCTTCGGAGCTGGCCGCCTATTGGCAACGTATTCTGCTACAGGACGGTATTTCTCTGTCTTACAAGGTCTTGGGTGAATCCTCTGATGGCGGGGTCGCCCATTGGAATGTGACCTATCAGGTCACCAGCGAAGAGCTGTTTCAAATCTGGGCCGCCTCAACCGGCACCGGTTTGCCCGACCGCCGCCCTGGTGACCCTCTGCCCCGAATGGAGCTGGACGGAACCCTTGTTGCCGAGCTTGACGATCAGGGTCTGGCCACAACCGTGCGCATCTGGTGGCATTCAATGCCACAGCCCAACGAAGGGCCGCCAACGGGCACATGA
- a CDS encoding dihydrofolate reductase — protein MISLMVACARNRAIGKDNTIPWHAPEDLKAFQRETLGGAIIMGRRTWDSLPFKPLKNRLNLVVSSNPDAADTVCPSLQAAVDEARAQGYQRIYGIGGAGIYRDMLALADRLLITQVDLDIDGADTFFPDFNVDDWQITNKTELRGEAPSCVLVEYLRRRR, from the coding sequence ATGATTTCACTGATGGTCGCCTGTGCCCGCAACAGGGCAATCGGCAAAGACAATACAATCCCCTGGCACGCCCCCGAGGATCTCAAGGCGTTTCAACGGGAAACTCTGGGCGGAGCCATCATCATGGGCCGCAGAACCTGGGACAGTCTTCCGTTCAAGCCGTTGAAAAATAGGTTGAACCTGGTGGTGTCGTCGAACCCGGATGCGGCTGACACTGTATGCCCCTCGTTGCAGGCCGCAGTGGATGAGGCGCGGGCGCAGGGCTATCAGCGGATCTATGGGATTGGTGGCGCTGGCATCTATCGCGACATGCTGGCGCTGGCGGACCGTCTGTTGATTACCCAAGTCGATTTGGACATCGACGGGGCCGATACATTCTTTCCCGACTTCAATGTTGACGATTGGCAGATCACCAACAAGACCGAGCTGCGTGGGGAAGCCCCATCCTGCGTGCTGGTGGAATACCTGCGTCGCAGGCGGTGA
- a CDS encoding VOC family protein, translating into MSLTYLHTMIRVKDLEKTIAFFDLLGLKETKRHDSEGGRFSLIFLAPPGQEDCPVELTYNWDGDDDLPSDSRHFGHLAYGVDDIYATCAHLQANGVTINRPPRDGHMAFVRSPDNISIELLQNGDSLAPAEPWASMENSGHW; encoded by the coding sequence ATGTCGCTCACCTATTTACACACGATGATTCGCGTCAAAGATCTGGAAAAGACCATCGCTTTTTTCGATCTGCTCGGGCTCAAGGAAACCAAACGCCATGACAGCGAGGGGGGCCGGTTTTCACTGATCTTCCTGGCGCCTCCCGGCCAAGAGGACTGCCCGGTTGAGCTGACCTACAACTGGGATGGCGATGATGACCTGCCCAGTGACAGCCGCCATTTTGGCCATCTGGCCTATGGGGTGGATGACATCTACGCCACCTGCGCGCATCTTCAGGCCAATGGCGTCACCATCAACCGGCCGCCGCGCGATGGTCACATGGCCTTCGTGCGCTCGCCGGACAATATCTCGATTGAATTGTTGCAAAATGGCGACTCTCTCGCCCCGGCAGAACCCTGGGCCAGCATGGAAAACAGCGGCCACTGGTGA
- a CDS encoding sulfotransferase family 2 domain-containing protein, with amino-acid sequence MPMVVVVEKYNLCIVLSPKVASTTLLKFAMSLSGVDIGERNARKFARHERKLLQGNGFVSRNIPSHLLCEFAKQHPSYKWVAVMRNPYSRSISSYKSKVQRYARKFQLGTYVWTGLIKSLKGPKVWDDSRYHAKEVAKRIIFVDFLKGLQRHGLGWDGHFQPQTDYLAIGIMSYDLLIRQEELDEGIKRIAELVGIPVASLPLLAFENTSLNREFDKETMSVEERRLILELYKKDFELLDYEP; translated from the coding sequence ATGCCAATGGTTGTTGTCGTGGAGAAATACAATTTGTGCATTGTATTGTCACCAAAGGTGGCCTCCACAACTTTGCTTAAATTTGCCATGTCGTTGTCAGGGGTAGATATCGGCGAGCGAAATGCTCGAAAATTTGCCCGTCATGAACGCAAATTGCTACAAGGAAACGGGTTTGTCAGCCGCAATATTCCGAGTCATTTGCTCTGTGAATTTGCCAAACAACACCCTTCTTATAAATGGGTTGCGGTGATGCGGAATCCTTATTCAAGGTCGATTTCGAGCTACAAGAGCAAGGTGCAGCGTTACGCACGAAAATTCCAGCTTGGCACCTATGTCTGGACAGGCCTCATTAAGTCGTTAAAGGGCCCCAAGGTTTGGGATGACTCGCGGTATCATGCCAAGGAAGTCGCTAAACGGATAATATTCGTTGATTTCCTAAAAGGGCTACAGCGCCACGGATTGGGCTGGGATGGGCATTTTCAACCGCAAACGGACTATCTTGCGATTGGAATTATGTCTTACGACTTGCTCATTAGGCAGGAAGAATTGGATGAGGGCATTAAGAGGATTGCTGAATTAGTGGGGATTCCCGTCGCTTCATTACCGTTGCTCGCTTTTGAAAATACTTCATTGAATAGAGAGTTCGACAAAGAGACCATGTCTGTGGAAGAGCGGCGATTGATCTTGGAACTGTACAAAAAAGACTTTGAACTGCTGGATTATGAGCCTTAG
- a CDS encoding ABC transporter ATP-binding protein, with amino-acid sequence MIRMQNVHKSFGDNRVLRGIDLHIAKGSSMVIIGGSGTGKSVALKSVLGLIKPDSGTILVDGKPSDSGDRDAFLARFGMLFQGGALFDSLPVWQNVGFRLLRGTLKRPVDEAREIAIEKLRRVGLKADVADLLPAELSGGMQKRVGLARAIAAEPEIIFFDEPTTGLDPIMSGVINDLIREIVVEMGATAMTITHDMSSVRAIADNVAMLHDGVIQWTGPVADMDASGDPYLDQFIHGRAEGPIEAVR; translated from the coding sequence ATGATCCGCATGCAAAACGTCCACAAATCCTTTGGCGACAACCGCGTGCTGCGCGGCATCGACCTGCACATCGCCAAGGGCAGCTCGATGGTGATCATCGGTGGCTCCGGCACCGGCAAATCGGTGGCGCTGAAATCGGTGCTTGGCCTGATCAAACCGGACTCCGGCACCATTCTGGTTGATGGCAAGCCTTCCGACAGCGGCGACCGCGACGCCTTTCTCGCCCGTTTTGGCATGTTGTTCCAGGGCGGCGCGCTGTTTGACTCGCTGCCGGTCTGGCAAAACGTCGGCTTCCGGCTGCTGCGCGGCACCCTGAAACGCCCCGTGGACGAGGCCCGCGAGATCGCTATTGAGAAACTGCGCCGTGTGGGTCTGAAAGCGGATGTTGCCGACCTGCTGCCGGCTGAACTATCCGGTGGCATGCAAAAACGCGTCGGCCTGGCCCGCGCCATCGCTGCCGAGCCCGAGATCATCTTCTTTGATGAGCCCACCACTGGCCTTGACCCGATAATGTCCGGCGTCATCAACGACCTGATCCGCGAGATCGTGGTCGAAATGGGCGCCACCGCCATGACCATCACCCACGACATGTCCTCAGTCCGCGCCATCGCCGACAATGTCGCCATGCTGCACGACGGAGTGATCCAGTGGACTGGCCCAGTGGCGGATATGGATGCCTCAGGCGATCCCTATCTGGATCAGTTTATTCACGGCCGCGCTGAAGGGCCCATTGAAGCGGTGCGGTAA
- a CDS encoding MlaE family ABC transporter permease has translation MSPIAFLAHLGRAVLTALAALGRLSLFAFSTLAHMLRPPFYPREFFSSLLNIGWLSLPVVGLTAVFTGGALALQIYSGGARFNAESVVPQIVAIGIVRELGPVLVGLMIAARVTSSIAAEIATMKVTEQIDALVTLSTHPMKYLVAPRVAAALITVPLLVAVGDIIGIAGGYVVATENLGFNAAAYIKNTVDFLELNDVVSSLVKGCAFGGIAATMGCYYGMQSGRGAQGVGAATKSSVEAAAILILAANFVLTGMFFSL, from the coding sequence ATGAGCCCAATTGCTTTTCTGGCCCACTTGGGCCGCGCGGTGCTGACCGCCCTCGCCGCCCTTGGCCGCCTGTCGCTGTTTGCATTCAGCACCCTCGCCCATATGCTGCGGCCGCCCTTCTACCCGCGTGAGTTCTTCTCGTCGTTGCTGAACATCGGCTGGCTGTCGCTGCCAGTGGTTGGCCTGACGGCCGTGTTCACCGGTGGTGCCCTGGCGCTGCAGATCTATTCCGGCGGCGCCCGCTTCAACGCTGAATCCGTGGTGCCGCAGATCGTCGCCATCGGCATCGTGCGCGAACTTGGCCCGGTGCTGGTCGGCCTGATGATCGCCGCCCGCGTCACCTCCTCCATCGCCGCTGAGATTGCCACCATGAAGGTGACCGAGCAGATCGACGCGCTGGTCACCCTGTCGACCCATCCGATGAAATACCTGGTCGCCCCCCGCGTCGCCGCCGCACTGATCACCGTGCCGCTGCTGGTCGCCGTGGGGGATATCATCGGCATTGCAGGCGGCTATGTGGTTGCCACCGAGAACCTCGGCTTCAACGCCGCCGCCTATATCAAGAACACCGTCGATTTCCTGGAACTCAACGACGTGGTCTCCAGCCTCGTCAAAGGCTGTGCCTTTGGCGGTATCGCCGCTACCATGGGCTGCTATTACGGCATGCAATCGGGCCGCGGTGCCCAGGGCGTCGGGGCGGCCACCAAATCTTCGGTCGAGGCGGCTGCAATCCTGATCCTCGCCGCCAACTTCGTGCTCACAGGGATGTTCTTCTCGCTATGA
- a CDS encoding helix-turn-helix domain-containing protein — protein MTDLGYDWYGPDAATFGDRVAGAREVAAMTQAQLARRLGVKKATLLGWEQDLSEPRANKLSMMAGVLNVSMAWLITGEGEGMSQPADEIIVAGDFSEILAELRDIRNDMRSSAERTGRLEKKLRLLLERGGQA, from the coding sequence ATGACTGATTTAGGATATGATTGGTACGGCCCGGATGCGGCGACCTTTGGCGACCGGGTGGCCGGTGCGCGCGAAGTGGCTGCGATGACCCAGGCCCAGCTGGCCCGCCGGTTGGGGGTCAAGAAAGCCACATTGCTGGGCTGGGAACAGGATCTGTCCGAGCCGCGCGCCAACAAGCTGTCGATGATGGCCGGGGTGCTGAATGTGTCGATGGCCTGGTTGATCACCGGCGAAGGCGAAGGCATGAGCCAGCCCGCTGACGAGATCATCGTGGCCGGTGACTTTTCGGAAATTCTGGCTGAACTGCGCGACATCCGCAACGATATGCGCAGCAGTGCCGAACGCACCGGACGGCTGGAAAAGAAATTGCGCCTGTTGCTGGAGCGCGGTGGTCAGGCATGA
- a CDS encoding MarR family winged helix-turn-helix transcriptional regulator, which produces MSMEMPIGQQDQKGFMSGYLEALALVERLHRLLLDVIKDEFERVGVLEINAVQALLLFNIGDNEVTAGELKSRGYYQGSNVSYNLKKLVEMGYMHHQRCEIDRRSVRVRLTPRGREVRDIVSSLFSRHAEGLEGKGVIDIEGIADISTALKRVERYWTDQIRYIY; this is translated from the coding sequence ATGAGTATGGAAATGCCAATCGGCCAGCAGGACCAAAAGGGGTTCATGTCTGGTTATCTAGAAGCACTGGCGCTGGTTGAACGCCTGCACCGGTTGCTGTTGGATGTAATCAAGGATGAGTTTGAGCGTGTCGGCGTGTTGGAGATCAACGCGGTACAAGCGCTTTTGCTGTTTAACATCGGCGACAACGAAGTGACCGCGGGCGAATTGAAAAGCCGTGGCTACTATCAGGGCAGCAACGTCAGCTACAATCTGAAGAAGCTGGTTGAGATGGGCTATATGCACCATCAGCGTTGTGAAATTGATCGTCGCTCAGTGCGGGTCCGCCTGACACCACGCGGCCGCGAGGTGCGCGATATTGTGTCGTCACTGTTCTCGCGTCATGCCGAAGGTCTGGAAGGCAAGGGAGTTATCGATATCGAGGGTATCGCTGACATCTCAACTGCGCTGAAACGTGTTGAGCGGTACTGGACTGATCAGATCCGTTACATCTACTAA
- a CDS encoding pyridoxal phosphate-dependent aminotransferase: MPFISDTLSRVKPSPTIAMTAKAAELKAAGRDVIGLSAGEPDFDTPQNIKDAAIAAIAAGKTKYTAPDGIPELKKAICAKLSRDNGLDYSPAQISVGAGGKQTLYNALMATLNAGDEVIIPTPYWVSYPDMVLLAGGTPVLAETTLEGNFKLTAAQLEAAITPKTKWFIFNSPSNPTGAGYSRAELKALTDVLLRHPHVWVMSDDMYEHLAYDGFEFSTPAQIEPALYPRTLTCNGVSKAYAMTGWRIGYAAGPVALIAAMRKVQSQSTSNPCTISQWAAVEALNGTQDFLPGNNATFLRRRDLVVSMLSAIDGITCPTPEGAFYVYPSIKALIGKTTPKGTVINDDQAFANALLDEADVAVVFGAAFGLSPNFRVSYATSDAALIEACRRIQTFCAALT, translated from the coding sequence ATGCCGTTCATTTCCGACACACTCAGCCGCGTCAAACCTTCGCCAACCATTGCGATGACCGCCAAAGCAGCTGAGCTGAAAGCCGCCGGTCGCGATGTGATTGGCCTCAGCGCAGGTGAGCCGGATTTTGACACGCCGCAGAACATCAAAGACGCCGCCATTGCCGCCATTGCCGCGGGCAAGACCAAATACACCGCCCCCGATGGCATCCCCGAGCTGAAAAAGGCGATCTGCGCCAAGCTGAGCCGCGACAACGGGCTGGACTATTCCCCGGCGCAGATCTCGGTGGGCGCAGGCGGCAAGCAGACGCTGTATAATGCGCTGATGGCCACCCTGAACGCCGGCGACGAGGTGATCATCCCGACGCCTTATTGGGTCAGCTATCCCGACATGGTGCTGCTGGCTGGCGGCACCCCGGTGCTGGCTGAGACCACGCTGGAGGGGAATTTCAAACTGACCGCCGCCCAGCTTGAGGCCGCGATCACCCCAAAAACCAAATGGTTCATCTTCAACTCGCCCTCCAACCCCACCGGCGCCGGCTACAGCCGGGCCGAGCTGAAGGCGTTGACCGACGTGCTGCTGCGGCATCCGCATGTCTGGGTGATGAGCGACGACATGTATGAGCATCTGGCCTATGACGGCTTTGAATTCAGCACCCCGGCGCAGATCGAACCGGCGCTGTATCCGCGCACCCTGACCTGCAATGGCGTCTCCAAGGCCTATGCGATGACCGGCTGGCGCATCGGCTATGCGGCAGGCCCGGTGGCGCTGATCGCCGCCATGCGCAAGGTGCAGTCGCAGTCCACCTCGAACCCCTGCACCATCAGCCAATGGGCGGCGGTCGAGGCGCTGAACGGCACTCAGGATTTTCTGCCCGGCAACAACGCCACCTTTTTGCGCCGCCGCGATCTGGTGGTGTCGATGCTGTCGGCGATTGACGGGATCACCTGCCCCACCCCCGAAGGCGCCTTTTACGTCTACCCCTCGATCAAAGCGCTGATCGGCAAGACCACCCCAAAGGGCACCGTGATCAACGACGATCAGGCCTTTGCCAACGCGCTGCTGGACGAGGCGGATGTCGCCGTGGTGTTTGGCGCCGCCTTTGGTCTTTCACCCAACTTCCGAGTCAGCTACGCTACCTCGGACGCGGCTTTGATTGAGGCCTGCAGGCGGATCCAGACCTTCTGCGCAGCCCTTACCTAA
- a CDS encoding MATE family efflux transporter, producing the protein MKNTSHSKSPMTRGGHVAAIAVLGLPLIGGHVAQFAIGLTDTVMLGWYGVEALAAVTLASTYFFVLFLFGAGFGFAVMPMVAAAAGAGEDRQIRRCTRMGLWLSLAYCVMVMPLLLYAGPILDMLGQEPVISQMAAGYLRVAGWGIFPALLVMVLKSYLAALERTQIVLWVTLGAAVMNAAVNYALIFGNWGAPELGVRGAAIASFSTQVVSFVAIIIYALKVLPEHELLKNFQRPDWEMLRKVFRLGVPIGLTTLSEVSLFAASAVMMGWLGTVALAAHGIAVSLAGLTFMVHLGLSNAATIRSGNAYGRRDRDHMARGGKVVTVMSLVMSVIATVFFLAMPEALMSAFMDGSDPQKPEILAIGVGLMAMAALFQLVDGVQAIALGLLRGVQDTTVPMVIGVFSYWGVGMSGSYLLGFVFGYGGVGVWMGLVLGLSCASVLLMLRFWGVVIGRVGEEAGSRQM; encoded by the coding sequence ATGAAGAATACATCGCACTCCAAATCTCCAATGACCCGAGGCGGTCATGTCGCTGCCATTGCCGTGCTGGGCTTGCCGCTGATCGGAGGTCATGTGGCGCAGTTTGCCATTGGTCTGACCGACACGGTGATGCTGGGCTGGTACGGGGTTGAGGCGCTGGCGGCGGTGACGCTGGCCTCGACCTATTTCTTTGTGCTGTTTTTGTTTGGCGCCGGCTTTGGCTTTGCGGTGATGCCGATGGTGGCGGCGGCGGCGGGCGCTGGTGAGGACCGGCAAATCCGCCGCTGTACCCGCATGGGGCTGTGGTTGTCGCTGGCCTATTGCGTGATGGTGATGCCACTGTTGCTCTATGCCGGTCCCATTCTGGATATGCTGGGCCAAGAGCCGGTGATTTCACAGATGGCGGCGGGTTACCTGCGGGTGGCGGGCTGGGGCATTTTCCCGGCGCTGCTGGTGATGGTGCTCAAATCCTATCTGGCGGCACTGGAGCGCACTCAGATTGTGCTCTGGGTGACTTTGGGCGCCGCGGTGATGAATGCGGCGGTGAATTATGCGCTGATTTTCGGCAATTGGGGGGCGCCTGAGCTGGGGGTGCGCGGCGCGGCGATTGCCTCGTTCAGCACCCAGGTGGTGTCCTTTGTGGCGATCATCATTTACGCGCTGAAGGTGCTGCCCGAGCATGAGTTGCTGAAAAACTTTCAGCGCCCCGATTGGGAGATGCTGCGAAAGGTTTTCCGGCTGGGGGTGCCAATTGGTTTGACGACGTTGAGCGAAGTGAGCCTGTTTGCCGCCTCGGCGGTGATGATGGGCTGGCTGGGCACGGTGGCACTGGCGGCGCATGGCATTGCGGTGTCGCTGGCCGGGCTGACCTTCATGGTGCATCTGGGGCTAAGCAATGCGGCGACGATCCGGTCTGGCAATGCCTATGGGCGGCGGGACCGCGACCACATGGCGCGCGGCGGCAAAGTGGTGACGGTGATGTCGCTGGTGATGTCGGTGATCGCAACGGTGTTTTTCCTGGCCATGCCGGAGGCGCTGATGTCGGCCTTTATGGATGGCAGCGACCCGCAGAAACCGGAAATTCTGGCGATTGGCGTTGGCTTGATGGCGATGGCGGCGCTGTTTCAGCTGGTGGACGGGGTGCAGGCCATCGCGCTGGGGCTGCTGCGCGGGGTGCAGGACACCACGGTGCCCATGGTGATCGGGGTGTTCAGCTACTGGGGGGTCGGCATGTCGGGCTCCTATCTGCTGGGATTTGTGTTTGGCTATGGCGGTGTTGGGGTCTGGATGGGGCTGGTGCTGGGGCTCAGCTGTGCATCGGTCCTGCTGATGCTGCGGTTCTGGGGAGTGGTGATTGGCCGGGTTGGCGAGGAGGCGGGCTCGCGCCAAATGTGA
- a CDS encoding thymidylate synthase, which translates to MQQYHDALRQILQHGEPSPDRTGTGTLSSFGLQTRYALADGFPLVSTKKLHLKSIIHELLWFLSGDTNIGYLRENGVSIWNEWADENGDLGPVYGHQWRRFPRLDLVEGTTGDEPLYRAGSVDQIADLVENIKKSPDSRRLIVSAWNPADVPQMALPPCHTLWQVRVLNGKMHLQLYQRSADMFLGVPFNIASYALLLLMLAHVTGYEPGDFVHTLGDAHIYANHTEQVQLQLSRTPHPLPQIRIKRRVNSIFDFKYEDFEVLNYNPDPAIRAPVAV; encoded by the coding sequence ATGCAGCAATACCACGATGCGTTGAGGCAGATTTTGCAACATGGCGAGCCATCGCCGGACCGAACCGGAACCGGCACATTGTCCAGTTTCGGCCTGCAGACGCGCTATGCGCTGGCGGATGGATTCCCATTGGTGAGCACCAAGAAGCTGCATTTGAAATCCATTATCCACGAGCTGCTGTGGTTCCTGTCCGGCGATACCAACATTGGCTATCTGAGGGAAAATGGCGTGTCGATCTGGAACGAATGGGCCGATGAAAATGGCGATCTGGGGCCGGTCTATGGCCACCAGTGGCGCCGGTTCCCCCGGCTGGACCTGGTTGAGGGCACCACCGGAGATGAGCCGCTATACCGGGCTGGATCTGTTGATCAAATTGCGGACCTTGTTGAAAACATAAAGAAATCCCCGGATAGCCGCCGATTGATCGTCTCGGCCTGGAACCCGGCGGATGTGCCACAAATGGCATTGCCGCCCTGTCATACGCTGTGGCAGGTGCGGGTGCTGAACGGCAAGATGCATCTGCAACTGTATCAACGCTCGGCGGATATGTTTCTGGGGGTGCCGTTCAACATCGCCTCTTATGCGCTGCTGCTGCTGATGCTGGCGCATGTCACCGGATATGAGCCGGGAGATTTTGTGCACACCCTTGGCGATGCGCATATCTACGCCAACCATACGGAGCAGGTGCAGCTGCAACTGTCCAGAACGCCGCATCCGCTGCCGCAAATCAGAATTAAACGTCGGGTCAACTCGATCTTTGATTTCAAATACGAGGATTTTGAAGTGTTGAACTATAATCCGGATCCGGCAATCCGCGCCCCGGTGGCGGTGTAA